One Mustela nigripes isolate SB6536 chromosome 5, MUSNIG.SB6536, whole genome shotgun sequence DNA segment encodes these proteins:
- the SRSF12 gene encoding serine/arginine-rich splicing factor 12 isoform X2, producing the protein MKSKERHPCSPSDHRRSRSPSQRRTRSRSSSWGRNRRRSDSLKESRHRRFSYSQSKSRSKSLPRRSTSARQSRTPRRNSGSRGRSRSKSLPKRSKSIGKSQSSSPQKQTSSGTKSRSHGRHSDSIARSPCKSPKGYTNSEVKAQTAKHSHFRSHSRSRSYRHKNSW; encoded by the exons ATGAAATCAAAAGAACGTCACCCTTGTTCTCCAAGTGATCATAGGAGATCAAGAAGCCCCAGCCAAAGGAGAACTCGAAGTAGAAGTTCTTCATGGGGAAGAAATAGGAGACGGTCTGATAGCCTTAAAGA GTCTCGACACAGGCGATTTTCTTATAGCCAATCTAAATCTCGCTCCAAATCACTACCACGGCGGTCTACCTCAGCAAGGCAGTCAAGAACTCCAAGAAGGAATTCTGGTTCTAGAGGACGGTCAAGGTCCAAGTCCTTACCAAAAAGGTCCAAGTCAATTGGAAAATCACAATCAAGTTCACCTCAAAAGCAGACTAGCTCAGGAACAAAATCAAGATCACATGGAAGACATTCTGACTCCATAGCAAGATCCCCCTGTAAATCTCCCAAGGGGTATACCAATTCTGAAGTTAAAGCACAAACAGCAAAACACTCTCATTTTCGATCACATTCCAGATCTCGGAGTTATCGTCATAAAAACAGCTGGTGA
- the SRSF12 gene encoding serine/arginine-rich splicing factor 12 isoform X1, which produces MSRYTRPPNTSLFVRNVADATRPEDLRREFGRYGPIVDVYIPLDFYTRRPRGFAYVQFEDVRDAEDALYNLNRKWVCGRQIEIQFAQGDRKTPGQMKSKERHPCSPSDHRRSRSPSQRRTRSRSSSWGRNRRRSDSLKESRHRRFSYSQSKSRSKSLPRRSTSARQSRTPRRNSGSRGRSRSKSLPKRSKSIGKSQSSSPQKQTSSGTKSRSHGRHSDSIARSPCKSPKGYTNSEVKAQTAKHSHFRSHSRSRSYRHKNSW; this is translated from the exons ATGTCGCGCTACACGAGGCCCCCCAACACCTCCCTGTTCGTCAGGAACGTCGCGGACGCCACCAG GCCTGAGGACTTGCGCCGTGAGTTTGGTCGATATGGCCCTATAGTAGACGTTTACATTCCACTTGACTTCTACACCCGCCGCCCAAGAGGATTTGCTTATGTTCAAT TTGAAGATGTTCGCGATGCTGAAGATGCTCTTTATAACCTCAATAGAAAATGGGTATGTGGCCGTCAAATTGAAATACAGTTTGCACAAGGTGATCGAAAAA CACCAGGCCAGATGAAATCAAAAGAACGTCACCCTTGTTCTCCAAGTGATCATAGGAGATCAAGAAGCCCCAGCCAAAGGAGAACTCGAAGTAGAAGTTCTTCATGGGGAAGAAATAGGAGACGGTCTGATAGCCTTAAAGA GTCTCGACACAGGCGATTTTCTTATAGCCAATCTAAATCTCGCTCCAAATCACTACCACGGCGGTCTACCTCAGCAAGGCAGTCAAGAACTCCAAGAAGGAATTCTGGTTCTAGAGGACGGTCAAGGTCCAAGTCCTTACCAAAAAGGTCCAAGTCAATTGGAAAATCACAATCAAGTTCACCTCAAAAGCAGACTAGCTCAGGAACAAAATCAAGATCACATGGAAGACATTCTGACTCCATAGCAAGATCCCCCTGTAAATCTCCCAAGGGGTATACCAATTCTGAAGTTAAAGCACAAACAGCAAAACACTCTCATTTTCGATCACATTCCAGATCTCGGAGTTATCGTCATAAAAACAGCTGGTGA